From the genome of Malus sylvestris chromosome 13, drMalSylv7.2, whole genome shotgun sequence:
ttcttttgagaAGTTTGTTTGTTGCGAActtctctttattttattttattattttttatttagggGTTTATCTCATGCTAGGTGGCTAACAGAGAAAAGAATTCGAATTCCCCCATTTTAGTGGTTTTAGATAAGTTCCAAACCCTTTTTGAACTTCTTTTGATCAGTTCTTCCGCACGAGCTTTTCCCATACCATTCTTTACTGTTCGTTATTTTTTTGGAGAGAAGAACATAACGGTCAGTAAAGCTTCATACTTTTTCGTTTCGCTTGGATTTGAATGAACATTCCGCAActtcatttgatatattattttttattcttgatTTGTTGCAAGTGTCTTTTGGTGGAGACTCTTTGCTTTGGGTGCTTGCCTGATATCTTTGTACAAAATGGTGGGATTTTTTATCCTTTTAGTTTTGATGTGCAGCTTTatgcatctttttttttttttttttttttttttttccacacatGCATCCAAATTCATGCAAAAGACTAGTGATTAGTCCTTTCTTGGGCTCGTACAGTGGATTCATGACAAATCAAATCCTTCCAAGATAGGAGACAAGGGGTATACTTTTCAGTAGATAGCTGTACCATTATTCAAGCATGGTTGTTACTTTTAACTTTTGGTCAAGTACAGTTGTTGTGCAGCACCTATAAACAAATATAGTTTTTGATAGAATTGGCTTCTTCGTAATCAGGCAtgcatgacaattttttttaatgatatttggaCTTTGCCTCTTCGTAATCCAACATGCATGACgattattgttttttaatgcatcaGACTCCGCGCTCTTTTTTTTTGCTCAACACaagtaatgttagagagactaaAGTTGTAAACTAAATTAGCAAACCAAATGAGTtgtcactaataaaaaataagcacattTATCAAcgattaagtaataatccaatcaccaattttcatgtcatttagtttacaaatttagtctccctaacattactttTTATTAACCGTAATAACATCTAGATGGCTAAGAATTAAGTCAGAATTTAATAAAGAACCTTGCTAGAAACGAACAAATGTATAGTATATTACAAACCATAATGCAAAACTTAACGACACGCTGTATCAAACTCGCCTTCCAGCACTAGTGAGAAGCTAGCTAAATTTCCAAGGACTGCAGCTGAAATGACTAGAACTAGTGAACAAATCCCTTGCCGGAGTACTCCTTAAACTCGCGCACTGCCCTTTCGAAAAGGAAAACGAGGATGAAAATGAAGAGCTTGAGTTCCGAGGCGAAGTTGATGATGCCATGAACTCAGAGTCAGAGCTGCAAAACTCGACCTTATCAAACTTATCTGACTCACCAACAACATTaacgttgtgttgaaaattATTCTTAcgttgtttatttttcttacttttttttgtccaaaacttGAGCCTATGCAGAGGGCTTGTTGGAGGCTTATTACTACGAGGATGTTGATCAATGCAGGGTTTGGGTAGCCCTAAGCTGAGCACAGCCGGGGGAGGACTTATCGGTGGAATCACTTCTTCTTTCGGAGGGTTCCGCGGTGTTCCTGGCTGCATTTCCCAGTTAAATGGAACCCCTTCAGTGCTCCTACAGTAATAAACCCTAGAAGAGCAACCCAATGAGGATGAGGAGTTTCTTGAGAGGTTTCTGTTGAACAAAAACTCTTGATCCCCTCCAAGCGCCGAAACTCCCTTCGTTTCCATTTTCCTTCTAGGTTCATAACCCATTATCTGGAACGAAATTGAGGACTTGAATCGATGTGTTTTGCAgtttggtttctgggttttcgAGGCAATGATGAGAAGTTTAATCGAAGTATTATGTTTATAGAATGGTAGTGTATAAATATAGAGAGATTTGAATCCGGTTTTGAAGGCATGTGATGGTGTCTTGGGGTGCATGATCCTCTTGTTTTGATTATTGAAGATTGATTAACAATCCAAAAAGTAGATTTAAgttaatttatttgtaatttatttgtaatttatttgaatattgCAAGTGATATAGGTAAGGAAGGAAGGCAAAGAGAAAGAGGAATTTCACCTTTATTCTTAAGCTTACGTTAAACATGCATCCAATCAAAGCTCCATTGGTGTTGGGCGGCCTATCTTGCATGTGCTTTACCAAACTCTTAAGACAAGTCACCTTTGCTTCTTATTTACCACTTCATGCGTTAACATATTTTG
Proteins encoded in this window:
- the LOC126597429 gene encoding uncharacterized protein LOC126597429 → MGYEPRRKMETKGVSALGGDQEFLFNRNLSRNSSSSLGCSSRVYYCRSTEGVPFNWEMQPGTPRNPPKEEVIPPISPPPAVLSLGLPKPCIDQHPRSNKPPTSPLHRLKFWTKKSKKNKQRKNNFQHNVNVVGESDKFDKVEFCSSDSEFMASSTSPRNSSSSFSSSFSFSKGQCASLRSTPARDLFTSSSHFSCSPWKFS